Part of the Citrobacter sp. Marseille-Q6884 genome, AAGGCGCAAATCAGTCGGTTAATGACGCTGCTTCGTGAGAACTTCACGTTTAACGCAGATGCCGAAATCTCGATCGAAGTGGATCCCCGTGAAATTGAGCTGGATGTTCTCGATCATTTACGTGCTGAAGGCTTTAACCGTCTGAGCATGGGGGTGCAGGACTTCAATAAAGAGGTTCAGCGGCTGGTAAACCGTGAGCAGGATGAGGAATTTATCTTCGCGTTGCTCAATCATGCGCGTGAGATAGGCTTTACATCGACGAACATCGACCTGATTTACGGCCTGCCAAAACAGACACCAGAAAGCTTCGCGTTCACCCTGAAGCGCGTTGCTGAGCTTAATCCCGACCGCCTGAGCGTCTTTAACTATGCGCACTTGCCGACGCTGTTTGCCGCTCAGCGCAAGATCAAAGATGCCGACCTGCCCAGCGCGCAACAAAAGCTGGATATTCTGCAAGAGACCATCTCTTCACTGACCGAAACAGGCTATCAGTTTATCGGGATGGATCACTTTGCCCGCCCGGATGACGAGCTGGCGATTGCTCAGCGCGAGGGTGTTCTGCATCGTAATTTCCAGGGCTATACCACCCAGGGTGATACCGATCTGCTGGGGATGGGCGTGTCTGCCATCAGTATGATTGGCGATCACTACGCACAGAACCAGAAAGAGCTAAAGCACTATTACCAGCAGGTTGATGAGCAGGGGAATGCGTTATGGCGTGGTATCGCACTTACCCGTGATGACTGCATTCGTCGTGATGTGATTAAGTTCCTGATCTGCAATTTCCGCCTTGACTACGCTACCGTGGAAAAGCAATGGGATCTGAATTTTGCGCAGTATTTTGCTGAAGATTTAGCGCTATTGTCGCCACTGGCGAAAGATGGGCTGGTGGACATGGATGAGAAGGGGATTCAGGTCACGCCGAAAGGTCGCCTGCTGATCCGTAACATTTGCATGTGCTTTGATGCGTATTTGCGCCAGAAAGCGCGGATGCAGCAATTCTCGCGGGTGATTTAGCAACGTTGCCCGGTGGCGAAACCGCTTACCGGGCATACACGTCGCGACAGCCTGCAGGCCGGATACACGTTGACGCTATCCGGCACACTCTCAGCTAAACAGTCCAACCAGCGCCGCACACAGTACTGCAGCAACTGCAGTTTGTGGTGTATGGCTTTCGACTGAACCGCTCGACAGCAGGTTAATAATTGATTCCAGCATGATGACTCCCCCCGTTTGCCGGGCACGATCATACTTAACTCATCGGAACAGTAAAGCGCAAAATAGCAGCAATTTGCGCTCAATTATCAATCTTTACACAGTGACGAATCGTCACTCCATACCGAGTTCTTTTAATTTGCGCGTCAGGGTGTTACGCCCCCATCCGAGCAAGCGCGCCGCTTCTTGTTTATGGCCCTGAGTATGGCGCAGTGCGGTGGTTAACAGCGTACGCTCCATCTCGGGTTGCGCTTCAGAAAGCAGGTTTTGATGACCGGAGCGTAATGCCCGGTCGGCCCACTGCGCCAGCAAGGTTGCCCAGCTGTCTGGTTGCATGTGTGAAGGCGTATCTGGCACGGTGGCTTCAAACAGTTCGCTCGGTAAGTCCTGAATCAGTACTTCCTGACCCGCGGCCATCACCGTTAACCAACGGCAGGTGTTTTCAAGTTGACGCACGTTTCCCGGCCAGGCCAGACGAGTGAGAGCGGCTTCGGTTTCGGGGTGTAGTTGCTTAGCTTCAACACCCAGCTCACGTGCGGCGTCCTGCAGAAAATGACGCGCCAGGCGAGGGATATCTTCACGACGTTCTCGCAGCGGCGGTAAATGCACGCGAATGACATTCAGACGGTGGAATAAATCCTCTCGGAATTTACCTTCCTGAACGCGCAGTTCCAGATTCTGGTGGGTGGCGGCGATGATACGCACATCCACTTTCACAGGCGCATAGCCGCCAACACGATAAAATTGTCCGTCGGCTAAGACGCGTAATAACCGCGTTTGCACGTCCAGCGGCATATCACCAATTTCATCT contains:
- a CDS encoding YshB family small membrane protein — its product is MLESIINLLSSGSVESHTPQTAVAAVLCAALVGLFS
- the hemN gene encoding oxygen-independent coproporphyrinogen III oxidase gives rise to the protein MSEQLIDWDLALIQKYNYSGPRYTSYPTALEFSEDYGAEAFSQAVARYPERPLSLYVHIPFCHKLCYFCGCNKIVTRQQHKADQYLDVLEQEIIHRAPLFAGRNVSQLHWGGGTPTYLNKAQISRLMTLLRENFTFNADAEISIEVDPREIELDVLDHLRAEGFNRLSMGVQDFNKEVQRLVNREQDEEFIFALLNHAREIGFTSTNIDLIYGLPKQTPESFAFTLKRVAELNPDRLSVFNYAHLPTLFAAQRKIKDADLPSAQQKLDILQETISSLTETGYQFIGMDHFARPDDELAIAQREGVLHRNFQGYTTQGDTDLLGMGVSAISMIGDHYAQNQKELKHYYQQVDEQGNALWRGIALTRDDCIRRDVIKFLICNFRLDYATVEKQWDLNFAQYFAEDLALLSPLAKDGLVDMDEKGIQVTPKGRLLIRNICMCFDAYLRQKARMQQFSRVI